One window from the genome of Synechococcus sp. PROS-7-1 encodes:
- the guaA gene encoding glutamine-hydrolyzing GMP synthase yields MSQAPNEGQRQPAIVILDFGSQYSELIARRVRETEVFSVVLGYSTSAEELRRMAPKGIILSGGPSSVYAEHAPLCDPEIWNLGIPVLGVCYGMQLMVQQLGGRVVAATGKAEYGKAPLEVDDPTDLLTNVANGSTMWMSHGDSVEALPEGFVRLAHTANTPEAAVANHQRRLYGVQFHPEVVHSTCGMAMIRNFVYHICGCEPDWTTAAFIEEAVKQVRSQVGDKRVLLALSGGVDSSTLAFLLKKAIGDQLTCMFIDQGFMRKGEPEFLMDFFDRKFNIHVEYINARRRFLDKLKDITDPEQKRKIIGTEFIRVFEEESRRLGPFDYLAQGTLYPDVIESAGTDVDPKTGERVAVKIKSHHNVGGLPKDLQFKLVEPLRKLFKDEVRKVGRSLGLPEEIVRRHPFPGPGLAIRILGEVTAEKLDCLRDADLIVREEVKEAGLYHEIWQAFAVLLPVRSVGVMGDKRTYAWPIVLRCVSSEDGMTADWSRLPYDLMETISNRIVNEVKGVNRVVLDITSKPPGTIEWE; encoded by the coding sequence ATGTCACAGGCTCCGAATGAAGGTCAGCGTCAGCCGGCCATTGTCATTCTTGATTTCGGCTCTCAGTACTCGGAACTGATCGCCAGGCGGGTCCGAGAGACCGAGGTGTTCTCCGTGGTGCTCGGTTACAGCACCTCGGCGGAGGAACTGCGCCGGATGGCTCCGAAGGGAATCATCCTCAGCGGTGGACCCAGCTCCGTCTACGCAGAGCACGCACCCCTGTGTGACCCAGAGATCTGGAACTTGGGTATTCCCGTTCTCGGGGTTTGCTACGGCATGCAGCTGATGGTGCAGCAGCTGGGCGGTCGTGTGGTGGCGGCCACCGGCAAAGCCGAATACGGCAAGGCACCGCTCGAGGTGGATGACCCCACCGACTTGCTCACGAATGTGGCCAACGGATCCACGATGTGGATGAGCCATGGGGACTCGGTAGAGGCCCTGCCGGAAGGGTTCGTGCGATTGGCTCATACCGCCAACACGCCCGAGGCGGCTGTGGCCAATCACCAGCGCAGGCTTTACGGCGTGCAGTTCCATCCCGAGGTGGTGCATTCCACCTGCGGGATGGCGATGATCCGCAATTTCGTTTATCACATCTGCGGCTGCGAGCCGGATTGGACCACGGCGGCATTCATCGAGGAAGCCGTGAAGCAGGTGCGGTCTCAGGTTGGTGACAAGCGGGTGCTGCTGGCCCTGTCCGGGGGTGTCGATTCTTCCACTCTGGCCTTTTTGCTGAAGAAGGCCATCGGTGATCAGCTCACCTGCATGTTCATCGACCAGGGATTCATGCGAAAGGGGGAGCCGGAATTCCTCATGGATTTCTTTGATCGCAAGTTCAACATTCACGTTGAATACATCAATGCCCGCCGGCGTTTTCTCGACAAACTCAAAGACATCACCGATCCGGAGCAGAAGCGCAAAATCATCGGAACGGAGTTCATCCGCGTGTTTGAAGAGGAGAGTCGTCGCCTGGGCCCCTTCGATTACCTGGCCCAGGGCACCCTTTATCCCGATGTGATCGAGAGCGCCGGCACCGACGTGGATCCCAAAACCGGTGAGCGGGTGGCGGTGAAGATCAAGAGCCACCACAACGTGGGTGGTTTGCCGAAGGATCTCCAGTTCAAGCTGGTGGAGCCCTTGCGCAAGTTGTTCAAAGACGAAGTGCGCAAGGTGGGTCGTTCGCTCGGCTTGCCGGAGGAGATCGTCCGGCGTCATCCCTTCCCAGGGCCTGGGCTGGCCATCCGCATCCTCGGCGAAGTGACGGCCGAGAAACTCGATTGCCTGCGCGACGCGGATCTGATCGTCCGCGAAGAGGTGAAAGAGGCGGGGCTCTATCACGAGATCTGGCAGGCGTTCGCCGTGCTTCTGCCCGTGCGCTCCGTGGGTGTGATGGGTGACAAACGCACCTATGCCTGGCCAATCGTTCTCCGTTGCGTGTCCAGCGAGGACGGCATGACAGCGGACTGGTCGCGGTTGCCTTACGACCTGATGGAGACCATCTCCAACCGCATCGTCAATGAGGTGAAGGGCGTGAATCGGGTGGTTCTCGACATCACCAGCAAGCCACCGGGGACGATTGAGTGGGAATAA
- the mrdA gene encoding penicillin-binding protein 2, whose translation MAGFAQGDGQRHAGLRQQPLVLLGLVLLVSTAMVSRLVWLQVLEAPRYRQLADENRIRLVPRSPTRGRLLDRKGRVLASSKLTYSLYVEPRLVDDAAWPDLRDRLARLLNLDADVLEQRRGGGLARDGYRINLATDLKPEQVLRFREQALGLKGAQVDVDILRAYPHGTLAAHALGYTQPITEDEYKSLAKKGYKIRDRIGRIGVEAAYESHLRGAWGGQMLEVNAMGEVQRHLGDRPSVAGKDLTLTLDLDLQKVAEQALADKPGGAIVAMDPRTGAILALASKPTFDPNFFSKLVTTQKEYDALFSNPKKPLLSRAMNPYDPGSTWKAVTAMAAMESGKFPPDTKLPTMACITYGGHCFPDHNGAGFGTIGYADALRFSSNTFFYQVGVGAGSRALQKAATALGFGQKSGIEIGWEESVGLVGDEDWAAAGRGWAEPGTTPWIPEDMASASIGQSVVQITPLQLARAYSVFANGGWLVTPHLADQGLDWTDASRRTKVEMKPSTLAKIREGLRKVVSDGTGFALNGPGIPPAGGKTGTAEDSTGGPDHAWFATYAPYPEGEIVIVAFAQNTPGGGSVHALPMAKKVMEVWNRNRAQPIPSAS comes from the coding sequence GTGGCGGGTTTCGCGCAGGGGGACGGGCAGCGGCATGCCGGTTTGCGCCAGCAGCCCCTGGTGTTACTGGGTCTGGTGCTGTTGGTGAGCACCGCCATGGTGTCTCGTTTGGTGTGGCTTCAGGTGCTGGAAGCGCCGCGCTATCGCCAACTTGCTGATGAAAACCGAATTCGTTTGGTTCCGCGGTCGCCCACCCGCGGTCGGCTGCTCGACCGCAAGGGCCGGGTGCTGGCCTCCAGCAAGCTCACCTACTCGTTGTATGTGGAACCGCGTCTTGTGGATGATGCGGCCTGGCCGGATTTGCGCGATCGGCTAGCCCGCCTCCTGAATCTTGATGCGGATGTGCTGGAGCAGCGTCGGGGTGGTGGCCTGGCCAGGGATGGCTACCGCATCAATTTGGCCACCGATCTGAAGCCGGAACAGGTGCTGCGTTTCCGGGAGCAGGCACTTGGGCTCAAGGGGGCGCAGGTGGATGTGGACATCCTTCGGGCCTATCCCCATGGAACCCTGGCCGCCCATGCCCTCGGTTACACCCAGCCGATTACGGAAGACGAATACAAATCGCTGGCCAAGAAGGGTTACAAGATTCGTGATCGGATCGGCCGGATCGGTGTGGAAGCGGCCTACGAATCTCACCTGCGCGGCGCCTGGGGCGGCCAGATGCTCGAGGTGAATGCCATGGGCGAGGTGCAGCGCCACCTCGGTGACCGCCCATCGGTGGCGGGCAAGGATCTCACCCTTACCCTGGATCTGGATTTGCAGAAGGTGGCTGAGCAGGCCCTGGCGGACAAGCCCGGGGGCGCCATCGTGGCCATGGATCCAAGGACGGGCGCCATCCTGGCGTTGGCCAGCAAACCCACCTTCGACCCCAACTTCTTTTCCAAGCTCGTCACCACGCAGAAGGAGTACGACGCGCTGTTCTCCAACCCGAAGAAGCCCTTGCTCTCCCGGGCGATGAATCCTTACGACCCCGGCAGCACTTGGAAGGCGGTGACAGCGATGGCTGCTATGGAGTCAGGCAAATTCCCGCCGGACACCAAGTTGCCCACGATGGCTTGCATCACCTACGGCGGTCATTGCTTCCCCGACCACAACGGCGCTGGTTTCGGCACCATCGGTTACGCCGACGCGTTGCGCTTCTCCAGCAATACGTTCTTCTATCAGGTGGGGGTGGGAGCTGGTTCGCGCGCCCTGCAAAAGGCAGCGACGGCCCTCGGTTTTGGGCAGAAATCAGGCATTGAGATCGGCTGGGAGGAAAGTGTCGGTCTGGTGGGTGATGAAGACTGGGCCGCGGCGGGTCGTGGCTGGGCGGAACCGGGGACGACCCCATGGATTCCGGAGGATATGGCCAGTGCGTCCATCGGTCAGTCGGTGGTGCAGATCACGCCGTTGCAGTTGGCTCGGGCGTATTCGGTGTTTGCCAACGGTGGCTGGCTGGTCACACCCCACCTGGCGGATCAGGGTCTGGATTGGACCGATGCGTCCCGTCGCACCAAGGTGGAGATGAAGCCTTCAACCTTGGCCAAAATCCGTGAAGGTCTGCGCAAGGTGGTGTCTGATGGCACTGGTTTTGCTCTGAACGGGCCGGGCATTCCTCCAGCAGGCGGTAAGACGGGGACCGCAGAGGACAGCACTGGCGGTCCGGACCATGCCTGGTTCGCTACCTATGCCCCTTATCCGGAAGGAGAGATTGTGATCGTGGCCTTTGCTCAGAACACCCCCGGGGGAGGGTCCGTGCATGCTCTGCCGATGGCCAAGAAGGTGATGGAGGTGTGGAACCGCAACCGTGCCCAACCGATCCCATCGGCTTCCTAG
- a CDS encoding DEAD/DEAH box helicase produces the protein MGRIRPRGLWRGSSLGWEFPLAAAETLLERFGHRFRVDEELLRWLHWHRHPLPPLPHHRELIAHADLNQPLADGRRPLPHQRSGARWLLARRGALLTDEMGLGKTLTALLAARALVRVVPLRLLVVAPVGLHPHWQREASAVDLEVCLHSWARLPSDLPEAGTVMVVDEAHYAQTMQAQRTQALLRLARHPRLRAIWMLTGTPVRNGRPIQLYPLLAAIDHPLARDQRSFEEMFCQGHWSERGGQRRWRVDGASRLEELRRLTRPLVLHRRKQQVLGLPPKRRSFQPVALEPTQARGMDHRLALVVEDYRRRVRAGDVRSDAESLAVLTSLRLIAAEFKLPAAERLVQQLRAQGESVVLFSSFVSPLVLLQQRLGGALLTGRQKPEERQMAVDRFQNGSTDLLLATYGAGGLGFTLHRARQVVLLERPWTPGDVDQAEDRCHRLGMDGELVSHWLQLGPADQLVDGLVASKASRIELMMGARRVSVERQSLPAMVARSLQDC, from the coding sequence ATGGGTCGCATTCGTCCTCGTGGGCTGTGGCGAGGTTCATCCCTGGGTTGGGAATTTCCGCTTGCGGCTGCAGAGACCTTGCTCGAACGTTTTGGTCACCGCTTTCGCGTGGATGAGGAGCTCCTGCGCTGGCTGCATTGGCATAGGCATCCCTTACCGCCTTTGCCTCACCACCGCGAATTGATCGCGCATGCTGATCTGAACCAACCGTTGGCTGATGGCCGCCGGCCTCTTCCCCATCAACGATCCGGTGCCCGTTGGCTCCTCGCCCGTCGGGGGGCGCTTTTGACCGACGAGATGGGGCTGGGTAAAACCCTCACGGCCCTGTTGGCAGCGCGAGCTCTTGTGCGTGTGGTCCCTCTGCGCCTGCTGGTCGTCGCTCCAGTAGGGCTGCATCCCCACTGGCAAAGGGAAGCGTCGGCCGTGGATCTTGAGGTTTGTCTGCACAGCTGGGCACGCCTGCCGAGCGACCTTCCCGAAGCAGGCACCGTCATGGTGGTGGATGAAGCGCACTACGCCCAGACGATGCAGGCGCAGCGCACCCAGGCTCTGTTGCGTTTAGCCCGCCATCCACGCTTGCGTGCGATTTGGATGCTGACGGGAACTCCAGTTCGCAACGGCAGACCGATTCAGCTTTATCCCCTGCTCGCTGCGATCGACCATCCTCTCGCGCGTGATCAGCGTTCTTTTGAGGAGATGTTTTGTCAGGGCCACTGGAGCGAACGTGGAGGACAGCGACGTTGGCGCGTGGATGGAGCCAGCCGTCTCGAGGAGCTGCGACGTCTGACCAGGCCACTGGTTCTCCATCGCCGCAAGCAGCAGGTGCTGGGCCTGCCTCCGAAGCGTCGGTCTTTTCAGCCTGTGGCACTGGAGCCCACTCAGGCCCGTGGAATGGACCATCGGCTTGCCTTGGTGGTCGAGGACTATCGCCGTCGGGTCAGGGCCGGAGATGTGCGTTCCGATGCCGAATCACTGGCGGTGTTGACGTCATTGCGTTTGATTGCCGCGGAATTCAAGCTGCCGGCAGCTGAACGGCTCGTGCAGCAGCTGCGGGCTCAGGGTGAATCCGTTGTGCTGTTCAGTTCGTTTGTGTCGCCCCTTGTGTTGTTGCAGCAACGTTTGGGCGGAGCACTGCTCACCGGTCGGCAGAAACCAGAAGAGCGTCAGATGGCTGTGGATCGTTTTCAGAACGGGTCGACTGATCTGCTGCTGGCGACCTACGGAGCCGGTGGCCTGGGATTCACGCTCCATAGGGCCCGTCAGGTGGTGTTGTTGGAGCGCCCCTGGACTCCTGGCGATGTTGATCAGGCCGAGGATCGCTGCCATCGGCTGGGAATGGATGGGGAGCTTGTGAGCCATTGGCTTCAGCTCGGTCCAGCGGACCAACTCGTGGACGGGCTGGTGGCCAGCAAAGCCAGTCGCATCGAGCTGATGATGGGTGCGCGACGGGTGAGCGTTGAACGTCAGTCGTTGCCGGCGATGGTGGCCCGCAGTTTGCAGGACTGCTGA
- the cbiD gene encoding cobalt-precorrin-5B (C(1))-methyltransferase CbiD, giving the protein MAAPVLDSGSGLTLPVWVAAAACAATQVLLGDSAPDRVSLQIPGESEPRSVPVQTACCVRDGAQALAISVCDPGPGLDLTRGLEIWVHACWGPADQHWLTLKAGAGVGRLERNGSLCISGFAKDLLECNLQNLVPSGQCLELEVVLPRGRELAQRTSNVAFGVVEGLALIGTQAEVQASASPDQLQAALVRLQTLTGTPGFQGRLTLVIGENGLDLARSLGLSSHQPQLKSGNWVGPLLVAAAEAGVEELLLFGYHGKLVKLAGGIFHTHHHLADGRLEVLVAQGVKQGLPGDRLRGLMAAASLEEAFRWLADQDRDQAAALWQAVAAAVEERSLAYLARYGCSGMRVGAALFDRQRQLRWAGPSGQEMLKRCEVLLYADGSAADCAVTRSTAHGRDVTGSE; this is encoded by the coding sequence ATCGCTGCCCCTGTTCTTGATTCCGGATCCGGGCTCACCCTGCCGGTGTGGGTGGCAGCGGCAGCTTGCGCTGCCACCCAGGTGTTGCTCGGCGATTCAGCTCCTGATCGCGTCAGCTTGCAGATACCTGGGGAGTCCGAGCCCCGCAGTGTGCCGGTCCAGACCGCGTGTTGTGTTCGCGATGGTGCCCAGGCTCTGGCCATCAGCGTGTGTGACCCCGGTCCTGGCCTCGATCTCACCCGTGGTCTTGAAATTTGGGTGCACGCCTGCTGGGGTCCTGCTGATCAACACTGGCTGACGCTGAAGGCTGGGGCGGGGGTTGGCCGGCTTGAGCGCAATGGCTCCCTGTGCATTTCAGGTTTCGCCAAGGATCTGCTGGAGTGCAATCTCCAGAATCTCGTGCCCAGTGGCCAGTGTTTGGAGCTTGAGGTGGTGCTACCCAGGGGGCGAGAGTTGGCGCAACGCACGAGCAACGTTGCCTTCGGGGTAGTGGAAGGTCTGGCGCTCATCGGCACGCAAGCGGAGGTGCAGGCCAGCGCTTCTCCAGATCAGCTCCAAGCCGCGCTGGTGCGTCTTCAGACTTTGACGGGGACTCCTGGTTTTCAGGGGCGGCTGACGTTGGTGATCGGCGAGAACGGTCTTGATCTGGCCCGATCTCTGGGCCTCTCGTCCCATCAGCCTCAGCTGAAGTCCGGCAACTGGGTGGGCCCGCTGTTGGTGGCGGCCGCTGAAGCGGGTGTGGAGGAGCTTCTGCTCTTCGGATATCACGGGAAACTGGTGAAGCTGGCTGGCGGCATCTTCCACACCCATCACCATCTGGCTGATGGGCGCCTAGAGGTGCTGGTGGCGCAAGGGGTGAAGCAGGGCCTGCCTGGTGATCGCCTGCGCGGATTAATGGCTGCTGCGTCTTTGGAGGAGGCTTTCCGCTGGCTTGCGGATCAGGATCGTGATCAGGCTGCGGCGTTGTGGCAGGCCGTGGCCGCAGCCGTGGAAGAGCGAAGCTTGGCCTACCTCGCGCGCTATGGCTGCAGCGGCATGCGCGTGGGTGCCGCTTTGTTCGATCGTCAACGCCAGTTGCGCTGGGCAGGACCTAGCGGGCAGGAGATGCTCAAGCGCTGTGAGGTCCTTCTCTACGCTGATGGATCGGCCGCCGATTGCGCGGTCACCCGTTCCACGGCTCACGGGCGAGATGTCACAGGCTCCGAATGA
- a CDS encoding chemotaxis protein: protein MTQSVSFRITRTAEDVAQTLNALSQRLIRLEQRLESVELQMKQQRSEAQTMPAEELHRLDGVDQLLLECQELLGRSEHQLDEPEVDLAA, encoded by the coding sequence ATGACCCAGTCCGTGTCTTTCCGTATCACCCGAACGGCAGAGGATGTCGCTCAGACGCTCAACGCCTTGTCCCAACGCCTGATCAGGTTGGAGCAACGGCTGGAGAGTGTTGAACTGCAGATGAAGCAGCAACGCAGCGAAGCGCAGACGATGCCTGCCGAAGAGCTGCATCGCCTGGATGGTGTCGATCAGTTGCTACTGGAATGTCAAGAGCTGCTTGGTCGTTCAGAACACCAGCTCGATGAACCGGAGGTGGATCTGGCCGCATAA
- a CDS encoding DUF6554 family protein produces the protein MASLPMRLALLLPMAGMLWSAAPAQAAANGPAGKGAQVYCYMRSNGNNHNVSWEASYALIKRQGSGLFKTSPEHAAVMITEAVVEDPGSYPDCGKYLGDLFGGSGRASASSIAPSSSSGNEEIPNWDADDRYSY, from the coding sequence ATGGCCAGCCTTCCCATGCGCCTTGCCCTGTTGCTGCCGATGGCGGGCATGCTGTGGTCTGCGGCCCCAGCTCAGGCCGCAGCCAACGGTCCCGCCGGTAAGGGAGCGCAGGTTTACTGCTACATGCGCAGCAATGGCAACAATCACAACGTGAGTTGGGAAGCCTCCTACGCGCTGATCAAGCGGCAGGGGAGCGGCCTGTTCAAAACCTCTCCCGAACACGCAGCCGTAATGATCACCGAAGCAGTGGTTGAAGATCCCGGCAGCTATCCAGACTGCGGCAAATACCTCGGCGATCTGTTCGGTGGATCAGGCCGTGCGTCTGCATCCTCCATCGCCCCAAGCAGCTCCAGCGGCAACGAAGAGATCCCCAACTGGGATGCTGACGATCGTTACAGCTACTGA
- a CDS encoding SDR family oxidoreductase: MPESLVNRCQPLPAGSKLCILGAGFSGNRLASLAAALKIPVISTRRDPAPDSRHLAFDSATGRSPDPHLLEGVTHLLSTIPPDRDGNDPVLKTLGDQIKQWPLRWVGYLSTTGVYGNTDGAWVCEDDPPEPTQDRSRRRLACEQEWQASGLPLQILRLPGIYGPGRSALAAVKAGTLQPVDKPGQMFCRIHVDDVAAACLHLMHRSAQGQHPEIVNVCDDEPAASVSVHRYAASLLNCELPQPKPFCEAEASMSAMARSFWADNRRVSNQRLRQDLGYELVYPTYRSGLAQCLAIETLRESETPSSPA, translated from the coding sequence ATGCCTGAATCACTTGTCAACCGCTGTCAGCCCCTGCCTGCCGGATCCAAGCTCTGCATCCTTGGCGCCGGGTTCAGTGGCAACCGCCTGGCTTCACTCGCTGCTGCCCTAAAGATCCCTGTCATCAGCACCCGTCGTGATCCCGCGCCGGACAGCAGACACCTCGCCTTCGACTCGGCAACTGGAAGGAGTCCTGATCCTCACCTGCTCGAGGGCGTCACCCATCTGCTCAGCACCATCCCACCCGATCGCGATGGCAACGATCCGGTCCTGAAAACGCTCGGCGATCAGATCAAGCAGTGGCCGCTGCGCTGGGTCGGCTATCTCTCGACCACAGGGGTGTACGGCAACACCGATGGCGCCTGGGTCTGTGAGGACGACCCCCCAGAACCCACCCAAGATCGAAGCCGGCGTCGGCTGGCGTGCGAGCAGGAGTGGCAGGCCAGCGGACTTCCCCTACAGATCCTGCGCTTACCAGGAATCTATGGACCGGGCCGCTCCGCTCTCGCTGCGGTGAAAGCAGGAACGTTGCAGCCGGTGGACAAGCCTGGGCAGATGTTCTGTCGCATTCATGTGGATGACGTAGCCGCGGCCTGCCTCCATCTCATGCACCGATCCGCTCAGGGTCAGCACCCAGAGATCGTGAACGTCTGCGATGACGAACCAGCCGCGAGTGTTTCAGTGCACCGCTATGCCGCATCCCTCCTGAACTGCGAGCTTCCCCAACCCAAACCGTTCTGCGAAGCGGAGGCCAGCATGAGCGCCATGGCCAGGTCGTTCTGGGCGGACAACCGACGGGTCAGCAACCAGCGCCTCCGCCAGGATCTCGGTTATGAGCTGGTGTATCCGACCTACCGCAGCGGACTAGCGCAATGCCTCGCGATCGAAACCCTCAGGGAGTCGGAGACTCCCTCGTCTCCGGCTTGA
- a CDS encoding AbrB family transcriptional regulator has product MLASPLTLLAYVLAGTIFGLLALKTGLPAAPLAGALIGAAVVSMSGRVEVAEWPSGTRTALQIGIGTVIGTGLTRASFDQLQNLWRPAVLITVTLVLTGIVIGLWTSRLLGVDPLITLLGAAPGGISGMSLVGADYGVGAAVAALHAVRLVTVLLVLPLVVKLLAPLGLGNS; this is encoded by the coding sequence GTGCTGGCTTCTCCGTTAACCCTGCTGGCGTACGTCCTGGCAGGCACCATTTTTGGATTGCTGGCACTCAAAACAGGGCTTCCTGCGGCGCCGCTCGCCGGAGCTCTGATCGGAGCTGCCGTGGTGAGCATGAGTGGGCGCGTGGAGGTGGCGGAGTGGCCGAGCGGCACGCGAACGGCGCTGCAGATCGGCATCGGCACCGTGATCGGCACTGGTCTGACGCGGGCCTCCTTCGATCAATTGCAAAATCTTTGGAGACCTGCGGTGCTAATCACGGTGACGCTGGTGCTCACCGGAATTGTGATCGGTCTTTGGACCAGCAGGCTCCTGGGGGTAGACCCCCTGATCACCTTGCTGGGTGCCGCGCCAGGAGGCATTAGCGGCATGAGTCTGGTGGGCGCTGATTACGGGGTTGGAGCTGCCGTGGCAGCACTGCATGCCGTCCGTTTGGTCACGGTGCTTCTGGTGCTGCCCCTGGTGGTGAAATTGCTAGCGCCGCTGGGCCTTGGCAATTCCTGA
- a CDS encoding alanine--glyoxylate aminotransferase family protein has protein sequence MQDKLTLMIPGPTPVPETVLKAMGRHPIGHRSGEFQAVVERTNAQLRWLHQTSSDVLVITGSGTAAMEAGIINTLSRGDRVLCGDNGKFGERWVKVARAYGLEVDVIKAEWGQPLDPDAFRKALKADTDKAIKAVILTHSETSTGVINDLQTISSHVKAHGEALTIADCVTSLGATNVPMDAWGLDVVASGSQKGYMMPPGLSFVAMSDRAWAAYERSDLPKFYLDLGPYRKTAAKNSNPFTPAVNLYFALDAALEMMQAEGLEAIFARHARHRAAATAAMKAIGLPLFAAEGYGSPAITAVAPDGIDAEQLRKAVKERFDILLAGGQDHLKGQVFRIGHLGFVCDRDVLTAVAAIESVLQSLSLHKGTMGAGLSAASSELNR, from the coding sequence GTGCAGGACAAGCTGACCCTGATGATTCCCGGGCCTACCCCGGTGCCCGAAACGGTGCTCAAGGCCATGGGACGACACCCGATCGGTCACCGCAGCGGGGAATTCCAGGCCGTGGTGGAGCGCACCAATGCCCAGTTGCGCTGGCTGCATCAGACCAGCAGCGACGTGCTGGTGATCACCGGAAGCGGAACGGCAGCCATGGAAGCCGGCATCATCAACACCCTGAGTCGCGGCGATCGTGTGCTCTGCGGAGACAACGGCAAGTTCGGTGAACGCTGGGTGAAGGTGGCGCGGGCCTACGGACTCGAAGTGGACGTGATCAAGGCCGAGTGGGGGCAGCCTCTCGACCCCGACGCATTCCGCAAAGCGCTCAAGGCCGATACCGACAAGGCCATCAAGGCGGTGATCCTCACGCACTCCGAAACGTCCACCGGAGTGATCAACGACCTGCAGACGATCAGCAGCCACGTGAAGGCCCATGGTGAGGCGCTCACCATCGCCGACTGCGTCACGAGCCTTGGCGCCACCAACGTTCCCATGGATGCCTGGGGCTTGGACGTGGTGGCCTCAGGCTCCCAAAAGGGCTACATGATGCCCCCGGGCCTGAGCTTCGTGGCCATGAGCGATCGGGCCTGGGCCGCTTACGAGCGCTCGGACCTCCCCAAGTTTTATCTGGATCTCGGGCCTTATCGCAAAACGGCAGCCAAGAACAGCAACCCATTCACGCCAGCGGTGAATCTCTATTTCGCCCTGGATGCGGCGCTGGAGATGATGCAAGCGGAGGGACTGGAAGCGATCTTTGCCCGGCACGCTCGCCATCGGGCTGCGGCGACTGCAGCGATGAAAGCCATCGGCCTGCCGCTCTTCGCGGCTGAAGGCTATGGGAGCCCTGCAATCACAGCTGTGGCACCGGATGGGATTGATGCTGAGCAACTTCGCAAAGCTGTCAAAGAACGATTCGACATCTTGCTGGCTGGCGGTCAGGACCATCTCAAGGGTCAGGTGTTCCGCATCGGCCATCTTGGGTTTGTCTGTGATCGCGATGTGCTCACAGCTGTAGCCGCAATCGAATCGGTTCTGCAGTCTCTGAGTCTGCACAAAGGCACGATGGGGGCAGGCCTCAGTGCAGCCTCTTCAGAACTGAATCGCTGA
- a CDS encoding HNH endonuclease, producing the protein MHNRDAVFLEDLCPKLRVRRWRQSLHTYTGKSCIYCGKPSESIDHVLPRSRGGLSITENCVPACLSCNGHKSDADAFDWYRRQRFYDPRRAMAIRAWMDGDLRLALRLLQWAQPDLQQTTADSTNADSLLTNQQDDSDWAFQVA; encoded by the coding sequence ATGCACAACAGAGATGCAGTCTTTCTCGAAGATCTCTGTCCTAAATTACGTGTCCGAAGATGGCGTCAATCACTCCATACTTACACTGGTAAAAGCTGTATTTATTGCGGCAAACCTTCTGAATCAATCGATCATGTATTGCCGAGAAGTCGCGGCGGGCTAAGCATCACTGAAAATTGCGTACCCGCTTGTTTGTCTTGCAACGGCCACAAGTCGGATGCTGATGCATTCGATTGGTATCGGCGTCAGCGTTTCTATGATCCGCGCCGTGCCATGGCGATCCGAGCCTGGATGGATGGCGACCTGCGCCTGGCACTGCGCTTGCTGCAATGGGCCCAACCAGATCTTCAACAAACAACAGCTGACTCCACAAATGCTGACTCGCTCCTAACCAATCAACAAGACGACAGCGACTGGGCCTTCCAGGTGGCCTGA
- a CDS encoding serine protease inhibitor yields MLPRREPIRRARAVGRQDKGLLRAVMAAAAAALVSGAFLLAPEQPEQQASICQQHHSVDACRVW; encoded by the coding sequence ATGCTGCCGCGTCGTGAGCCGATCCGCAGGGCTCGTGCCGTAGGTCGTCAGGACAAAGGCCTGCTGCGTGCTGTGATGGCCGCCGCAGCGGCTGCACTGGTCAGCGGAGCATTTCTGCTGGCTCCAGAGCAGCCGGAGCAGCAGGCTTCAATCTGCCAACAGCATCACTCAGTGGATGCCTGCCGGGTTTGGTGA
- a CDS encoding 4-hydroxythreonine-4-phosphate dehydrogenase, whose protein sequence is MLRWLLIGLLLYGLGTALRQGWLEVQWSQFLHDAGLTFIDPDQPLELHELPMFKPETRESPTP, encoded by the coding sequence ATGCTGCGCTGGCTGTTGATCGGGTTGCTGCTCTACGGCCTGGGAACTGCTCTGCGGCAAGGGTGGTTGGAGGTTCAGTGGAGTCAATTTCTCCATGACGCCGGGCTGACATTCATCGATCCTGACCAGCCCCTTGAACTGCATGAACTGCCCATGTTCAAGCCGGAGACGAGGGAGTCTCCGACTCCCTGA